One Microbacterium marinum genomic window, TTCTCGCTGTCGAAGACCTATGCGATGACGGGGATCAGAGTCGGATTCCTCGTCGCGCCCCCCGAGTGGGACCTCGCCCTGCGCACGGCGCAGGAGGCGATGATCTCGTGCGTCGACCTGCCCTCGCAGCACGCCGCGATCGCGGCGCTCAGCGGAGACCAGACCCACGTCGACGTCGCCGCGCGGCACTACCGCGAGAACCTCGATGCGGCCACCGCGCTCCTCGACGCGCGCGGCATCCGATATCGCGCGCCCGATGGCGCCTTCTACCTCTGGATCGATGTGCGACACGTGTCGGGCGGAGATGTCGCAGAATGGGCGCTCGCGTTCCTCCGCGAAGAGAGGGTCGCCGTCGCACCCGGGTCGGCGTTCGGAGCCTCGGGCGAAGGATGGATCCGCGTGTGCGTCGCCGCGACCCGCGATGACCTCCTCGCCGGGCTGGAGCGGCTCCCCGCCCCCTGATGCGTCCGCGGGCGGTCCGGGGGTCGGGCGGGCGTCAGCGGAGCGAGCCGAGTCGCCGGGCGACCTCGGCGGCGGGCATGCGACGGGGGAACGTCGCGACCACGACGTCATCGTCGGCGGCGGGCTCACCCTCGGGGTGAACGCCGAATCGGTGCATGAGATCGTCGTAGGCCTCGGAGAGCACCGAGGCGGACACCCGCTTCGTTCCGCGCAGCAGGCGGCGCAGGACGTGGTTGTGGACGGCGGTCACCATCGCGGCGAACGCCACCGCGTCGATCGGGTCGAGGCCCGGGAGCGCCTGACGCAGGTACTCGTCGAAGAGCCGCTCGTACCGGAACACCGTGACGATCTCGCGGTCCCGCAGTGACGGAACCTCGCGCACCACGGCGTATCGCCGGCGCGCGAGGTCGGGGTCGGCCGCGAAGTGGCGGAAGACCTGCACCGAGGCCTCGCACACCGCCGCCCAGGGGTTCTCGTGCGCGGTGCCGAGGTACTCGCGCAGCTGGGCCAGGAGCACCTCGTGGTCGGCGAAGACGACATCGTCCTTTCCGCCGAACTGACGGAAGAAGGTCGACCGCGAGACACCGGCGGACTGGGCGATCTGTTCAACGGACGTTTGCTCGTAGCCGTTCTCCGCGAACAGAGCGAGCGCGGCGGCGACCACCGTGCTGCCTGCCGAACGAGCGTCATCGACCATGCAGGAGAGCCTACTGTCGCCGGTGACTCCGGTGTCGTTATGCCCGGGCGACCCCGCCGCGCTCAGAGCGCGGCGGCGATCACACCGGTGATGATGAGGGTCACGAGCGTCGTCCAGAGAACGATCGCGGCGCCCTGCCAGAACAGCACCGTCCGCGTCGGGACGCCGGTTCCCTTGAGGGCGGCCGCGGTGAACTGGGTCGGCAGCAGCAGCGGGCCGAGCAGGCTCACGCCCGGCGTGCCGTACCGGTGGTACGCGGCCTGGAACTTCTGCGAGCGCGCGGAGGTCGGCTTCTCGCCGGCACCGGCACGCGTCGTCACGGCCGTACGCACCCGTGCCGTGACCAGGACCACGACGGCGACGCAGAGGAAGTTCCCGATGGCGGCGGCGATGGCCGCGACAACCGGGTGGATGCCGCCGATGATCCCGATCGCGGCAGCGCCCTCACCCTCGATGAAGGGGACGGCGCCCGCGAGGGCGACGATCAGCGGCTGCACGAAGTCGGGCATCTGCGCGACCAGGTCCTGGAAGCCGGCGACGAGATCGGAGACGGGGTTCGACATGGTGTCCTCTCGGGAGGCGGCGACCGGATCTCGTATCGCCGTGTTCCCATCCCATCGCCGGCAGGCCCCCGCCGGCAGTGTCGGGGTGTCACCTGTGCGGGGGAGGTTCCACCGACTGAGGGGTGACATTCGTCATGGCCGTACTGTGGCCGTTGTGAGCAGCCCCGATTCCACGCCCTCGCGGAGTGCGGCGTCCCTCGCCCGCGGCGTCGCGGCGACCGGCTGGTACATCGCGACGTCGATGGCCTTCTTCCTGGTCGGCACGCTCTTCGTGTGGGGTGTCGTCGTCCTCTTCGCCCGAGGTGGGTGGCGCGCGCCGGTCACGCTGATCGGCTTCCCGCTCCTGTCCGCGGTCATCGTCGCCGCCACCGTGGTCCTGTTGGTGCGATACCGCCGAGACGGCGACCTCGACGACGCGGACCGGCCTTCCTGGCGTCGGCGATTCCTCTCCGTTCCGGTGATCGCCGGAGTCGTGTCCTCGATGATCCTGGGCGCCGTCGCCGAGTCCGCACTGCTGGGCGCCTCCCTCGTGGGCGCCACCCTCTGCGTCGTCCGTTGGGGACCCGGCATCCGCTGGCGTGGGGTGGTGCTGCTCGAGGCGGGCCTGGTCGTCCTGTGGTTCCTCGAGCTGGCGCGCCCCACCCCCGGTAGTGACGCCTTCCTCCTCGCCTTCTTCGCGATCATGCTGCCGGCGACGCAGGCGCTCTCCCTGTGGTCGTGGGACGTCGTCCTGCAGCTCGACAGCGCGCGCCGCACCGAGGCGCGACTGGCTGCCGTGCAGGAACGCCTGCGTCTGGCCAGTGACCTGCACGACCTGCAGGGACACCATCTGCAGGTCATCGCCCTGCAGCTCGAGCTGGCCGAGCGGATGATCGCCCGTGACCCGGATGCCGCCGCCGACCAGATCCGGCTGGCTCGGAACTCCGTCGACGAGGCCCGAGAGGGCACCCGTGCCCTTGCGGGCCGGTTCCGCGGCGTGCCGCTGCCCGACGAGCTCGCCAACGCCGCGGACCTCCTGCGGGCGGCCGGGCTCGACGTCGAACTCGACGTCGCACCCGATGCGGCGGACGCACCCGCCGACGTCCTCGGGCCCGTGGTGCGCGAGTGCACGACGAACGTCCTCAAGCACGGCGGCGGCCAGTGGGCGCGGCTCGGATTGCGGCGGGACGGAGACATCTGGGTGCTGAGCGTGGCCAATGACCCCGGACCGGGCTCCGCCGTCGGCGCGGGAGCGGGTCTCGCAGGGATCGCCCACCGGATCGGTGCGGTCGGCGGGCACGTCACCCATACCCGCGATGACGAGCGCTTCGACGTGCTCGTCACCGTTCCCGCCGGGGGAGGCACACGATGATCCGCGTCCTGATCGCCGACGACGAGGACATGATCCGCACGGCGCTCGCCGCTCTCCTCGCGCTCGAGGACGATATCGAGATCGTCGCGGAGTGCGGCGACGGCGAGAGCGCCGTCGAACGCGCACTCGAGCTCCGTCCCGACGTGTGCCTGCTCGATCTGGAGATGCCGGGGATCGACGGCGTCGAGGCGGCGTCGCGCATCCGCCAGCGCATCCCCGCGCGCTGCGTGGTCGTGACCCGGCACGCGCGGCCCGGTGTGCTCCGGCGGGCGTTGAGCGCCGGCGTCGACGGCTTCATCCCGAAGTCGCGTCGCGCCGAGGACGTCGCCGCCGTCATCCGCGACGTCGCCGCCGGTCGCCGCTACGTCGACCCCGAGATCGCGGCGGACGCGCTCAGCGACGAACGGAGCCCGCTGACGGATCGCGAGCTCGACGTGCTGCGCGCGGGAGCCCGGGGCGAGACGATCGCCGAGATCGCGGCATCCCTTCACCTCTCACCCGGCACCGTCCGCAACCACGTCTCGTCGGTCCTCGGCAAACTGGGCCTCGCCACGCGCCAGCAGGCGACGATCACGGCACGCGAACGCGGCTGGATCTGACGGACTCGGCACCCGCTTCCGGCGGGGGCGGGGCACCGACCGCTAAGGCGCGGGTAGTAGGCTTTTCGACCGGGCGATCTCTCGACATCGAGATTCTTCACGCCCCTCACCCCCACCGTCGCCCAGCGAAGGATTGCAGTGGACCTTTACGAGTACCAGGCACGAGACCTGTTCGAGAAGTACGAGGTGCCGGTGCTCGCCGGCATCATCGCCGACACCCCTGAGGAGGCGAAGGCAGCTGCCGAGAAGATCGGCGGCGTGGTCGTCGTCAAGGCTCAGGTCAAGACCGGAGGTCGCGGCAAGGCCGGCGGCGTCAAGGTCGCCAAGACCCCCGACGAGGCCTACGCCGCTGCCGAGGCGATCCTCGGCCTCGACATCAAGGGCCACGTCGTCCAGCGCGTGATGGTCGCCCAGGGCGCCGACATCGCGGAGGAGTTCTACTTCTCGGTGCTGCTCGATCGCTCGAACCGCTCCTACCTGAGCCTCTGCTCGGTCGAGGGCGGCATGGAGATCGAGGAGCTCGCCGTCGAGCGCCCCGAGGCGCTCGCGCGCATCGAGGTCGACCCGCTGCAGGGCATCGACAAGGCCAAGGCCGTCGAGATCGCGAAGGCCGCGAACTTCCCCGAGGACCTCGTCGAGAAGGTCTCGGACGTGTTCGTCAAGCTCTACGACGTCTACAAGGGCGAGGGCGCGACCCTCGTCGAGGTGAACCCGCTCGTCCGCACGGGCGCCGGCGACATCGTCGCCCTCGACGGCAAGGTCTCGCTCGATGAGAACGCCAGCGAGGTGCGCCACCCCGAGCACGAAGCGCTCGAGGACAAGGGCGCCGCAGACCCGCTCGAGGCCAAAGCCAAGGCGTCCGGTCTGAACTACGTCAAGCTCGACGGTCAGGTCGGCATCATCGGCAACGGCGCGGGCCTGGTCATGTCGACCCTCGACGTCGTCGCGTACGCCGGCGAGAACCACGGTGGCGTCACGCCCGCCAACTTCCTCGACATCGGCGGCGGCGCGAACGCCCAGGTCATGGCGTCGGGCCTCGATGTCATCCTCGGCGACGAGCAGGTCAAGAGCGTCTTCGTCAACGTCTTCGGTGGCATCACCTCCTGCGTCGCTGTCGCCGAGGGCATCGTGAAGGCCCTCGAGATCCTGGGTGACGCGGCCACCAAGCCGCTCGTCGTCCGTCTGGACGGCAACCAGGTCGAGGAGGGTCGTGCCATCCTCGCGGAGGCGAACCACCCGCTCGTCACGCTCGCCGCCGGCATGGACGAGGGCGCCGACAAGGCCGCCGAGCTGGCGAACGCCTGAGACGCGCCGAGACTACTGAGATACAGGGACCAACGACATGTCTATCTACCTCAACAAGGACTCCAAGGTCATCGTCCAGGGCATCACCGGCGGTGAGGGCACCAAGCACACCGCTCTCATGCTGAAGGCCGGGACGAACGTCGTCGGCGGCGTCAACGCCCGCAAGGCCGGCACGACCGTCACGCACGAGAAGCCGCACGAGGGCGAGGTCGAACTCCCCGTCTTCGGCTCGGTCGCCGAGGCGATCGAGAAGACCGGCGCCGACGTCTCCATCGCGTTCGTGCCGCCCGCCTTCACGAAGGACGCGATGATCGAGGCGATCGACGCCGAGATCCCGCTGCTCGTCGTCATCACCGAGGGCGTTCCCGTCGGCGACACCGCCGAGGCGTGGGCCTACGCGAAGAGCAAGGGCAACAAGACCCGCATCATCGGTCCGAACTGCCCCGGCATCATCACGCCCGGCGAGGCGCTCGTGGGCATCACGCCCGCGAACATCACGGGCAAGGGACCGATCGGCCTCGTCTCGAAGTCGGGCACGCTGACCTACCAGATGATGTTCGAGCTCCGCGACCTCGGATTCTCGACGGCCATCGGCATCGGCGGCGACCCGGTCATCGGCACAACGCACATCGACGCCCTCGAGGCGTTCGAGGCCGACCCCGAGACCAAGGCCATCGTCATGATCGGCGAGATCGGCGGCGACGCCGAGGAGCGCGCGGCCGACTACATCAAGGCGCACGTCACGAAGCCGGTCGTCGGCTACGTCGCCGGCTTCACCGCCCCCGAGGGCAAGACGATGGGCCACGCCGGCGCCATCGTCTCGGGCTCGGCGGGCACCGCGCAGGCGAAGAAGGAGGCCCTCGAGGCCGCCGGCGTCAAGGTCGGGAAGACCCCGTCCGAGACCGCCGACCTGATGCGGGCCATCATCGAAGCGCTCTGACGCGACGAACCAAGAAGAGGGTCGGATGCCACGCGGCATCCGGCCCTCTTCGCGTTCTGTGACGTGCCTCTCGGCGCCATCGCATTCACACCCAGTCCCGTCCGCGAGACAGCAGTGGCGGCCCGAGACATCGGTTTACGACCAACGTCTCGGGCTGTGCCTGCTGTTTCGCGGTCAGTGAGGGACGCGACAGCGGATGCCGCAGGTCAGGCGCCGAGGAGCGTCTCGAGCGGGCCGCGGGCGAAGTAGACGACGAAGCCGGCGGCGACGACCCACAGGAGCCAGTGCACCTGCTTCGCGCGGCCGGAGAAGGCGTTCAGGACGACCCAGCTGATGAAGCCGGCGCCGATGCCGTTCGCGATCGAGTAGGTCAGCGGCATGACCGTCGCCGTCAGGAACACCGGCAGCAGGACGTTGAAGTCCGACAGGTCGATGTTCTTGATCTGCGTGAGCATGAGCGCACCGACGAGGACCAGCGCTGCAGCCGCGACGAAGCCCGGCACGAGACCCGTGACCGGGGTGATGAACATCGCGAGCAGGAAGAGCGCACCGGTGACGACGTTCGCGAGACCCGTGCGCGCACCCTCGCCGATGCCGGAACCCGACTCGACGAAGACGGTCGCGGACGACGACGATGTGCCACCGCCGACGACGGCGCCGACGCCCTCGACGATGAGCGCCGACTTGATGCGGGGGAAGTTGCCGCGCTCGTCGGCGAGGCCGGCTTCGCGTGCGAGGCCCGTCATCGTGCCCATGGCGTCGAAGAAGTTCGTGAACACCAGCGTGAAGACGAACATGATCAGGGCGACGATGCCGACGCGGCCGAGGTCGAAGCCGAAGTCCACGGCGCCCACGAGGCTCAGGTCCGGTGCTGCGAAGACGCCCGCGGCGAGCCCGAAGTCGGCGATCGGGGTGAAGAGGTTCACGATCGCCGCCAAGGCCGTGCCGGCGACGAGGGCGATGAGGATCGCGCCCTTCACACGGAGTGCCATCAGGACGCCGCCGATGAGGAGCGTCGCGATGAACAGGAGGGTCGAGGGGGAGGTGATCGAGCCGCCGACGCCGAGCTCGAGGGGCGTGCCTTCGGCGGGGTTCACGAAGCCCGCGTTCACGAACCCGATGAAGGCGATGAACAGGCCGATGCCGACCGTGATGGCGAGCTTGAGCTGCACCGGCACGGCGTCGAAGATCAGCTTCCGGAGTCCCGTCGCGGCGAGCAGGAGGATGATCAGGCCGTTGATGACGACGAGGGCCATGGCCTCGCCCCACGTGACCTGGCCGACGATCGAGAACGCGACGAACGCGTTGATGCCGAGTCCGGCCGCGAACGCGAAGGGGAGCCGCGTGACGAGGCCGAAGAGGATGGTCATCACGCCGGCGGTCAGCGCGGTCGCCGTCGCGACGGCCGAGTTCGCGAGGGTCACGC contains:
- a CDS encoding histidine kinase, whose product is MSSPDSTPSRSAASLARGVAATGWYIATSMAFFLVGTLFVWGVVVLFARGGWRAPVTLIGFPLLSAVIVAATVVLLVRYRRDGDLDDADRPSWRRRFLSVPVIAGVVSSMILGAVAESALLGASLVGATLCVVRWGPGIRWRGVVLLEAGLVVLWFLELARPTPGSDAFLLAFFAIMLPATQALSLWSWDVVLQLDSARRTEARLAAVQERLRLASDLHDLQGHHLQVIALQLELAERMIARDPDAAADQIRLARNSVDEAREGTRALAGRFRGVPLPDELANAADLLRAAGLDVELDVAPDAADAPADVLGPVVRECTTNVLKHGGGQWARLGLRRDGDIWVLSVANDPGPGSAVGAGAGLAGIAHRIGAVGGHVTHTRDDERFDVLVTVPAGGGTR
- a CDS encoding TetR/AcrR family transcriptional regulator, with the translated sequence MVDDARSAGSTVVAAALALFAENGYEQTSVEQIAQSAGVSRSTFFRQFGGKDDVVFADHEVLLAQLREYLGTAHENPWAAVCEASVQVFRHFAADPDLARRRYAVVREVPSLRDREIVTVFRYERLFDEYLRQALPGLDPIDAVAFAAMVTAVHNHVLRRLLRGTKRVSASVLSEAYDDLMHRFGVHPEGEPAADDDVVVATFPRRMPAAEVARRLGSLR
- a CDS encoding small multidrug efflux protein, giving the protein MSNPVSDLVAGFQDLVAQMPDFVQPLIVALAGAVPFIEGEGAAAIGIIGGIHPVVAAIAAAIGNFLCVAVVVLVTARVRTAVTTRAGAGEKPTSARSQKFQAAYHRYGTPGVSLLGPLLLPTQFTAAALKGTGVPTRTVLFWQGAAIVLWTTLVTLIITGVIAAAL
- a CDS encoding response regulator transcription factor; amino-acid sequence: MIRVLIADDEDMIRTALAALLALEDDIEIVAECGDGESAVERALELRPDVCLLDLEMPGIDGVEAASRIRQRIPARCVVVTRHARPGVLRRALSAGVDGFIPKSRRAEDVAAVIRDVAAGRRYVDPEIAADALSDERSPLTDRELDVLRAGARGETIAEIAASLHLSPGTVRNHVSSVLGKLGLATRQQATITARERGWI
- the sucD gene encoding succinate--CoA ligase subunit alpha; its protein translation is MSIYLNKDSKVIVQGITGGEGTKHTALMLKAGTNVVGGVNARKAGTTVTHEKPHEGEVELPVFGSVAEAIEKTGADVSIAFVPPAFTKDAMIEAIDAEIPLLVVITEGVPVGDTAEAWAYAKSKGNKTRIIGPNCPGIITPGEALVGITPANITGKGPIGLVSKSGTLTYQMMFELRDLGFSTAIGIGGDPVIGTTHIDALEAFEADPETKAIVMIGEIGGDAEERAADYIKAHVTKPVVGYVAGFTAPEGKTMGHAGAIVSGSAGTAQAKKEALEAAGVKVGKTPSETADLMRAIIEAL
- a CDS encoding solute carrier family 23 protein, producing MNSTTRTAPAAPTGALARLDRFFEITGRGSTLGTEVRGGVVTFVTMAYIVILNPAILSTPDVDGVTLANSAVATATALTAGVMTILFGLVTRLPFAFAAGLGINAFVAFSIVGQVTWGEAMALVVINGLIILLLAATGLRKLIFDAVPVQLKLAITVGIGLFIAFIGFVNAGFVNPAEGTPLELGVGGSITSPSTLLFIATLLIGGVLMALRVKGAILIALVAGTALAAIVNLFTPIADFGLAAGVFAAPDLSLVGAVDFGFDLGRVGIVALIMFVFTLVFTNFFDAMGTMTGLAREAGLADERGNFPRIKSALIVEGVGAVVGGGTSSSSATVFVESGSGIGEGARTGLANVVTGALFLLAMFITPVTGLVPGFVAAAALVLVGALMLTQIKNIDLSDFNVLLPVFLTATVMPLTYSIANGIGAGFISWVVLNAFSGRAKQVHWLLWVVAAGFVVYFARGPLETLLGA
- the sucC gene encoding ADP-forming succinate--CoA ligase subunit beta; translated protein: MDLYEYQARDLFEKYEVPVLAGIIADTPEEAKAAAEKIGGVVVVKAQVKTGGRGKAGGVKVAKTPDEAYAAAEAILGLDIKGHVVQRVMVAQGADIAEEFYFSVLLDRSNRSYLSLCSVEGGMEIEELAVERPEALARIEVDPLQGIDKAKAVEIAKAANFPEDLVEKVSDVFVKLYDVYKGEGATLVEVNPLVRTGAGDIVALDGKVSLDENASEVRHPEHEALEDKGAADPLEAKAKASGLNYVKLDGQVGIIGNGAGLVMSTLDVVAYAGENHGGVTPANFLDIGGGANAQVMASGLDVILGDEQVKSVFVNVFGGITSCVAVAEGIVKALEILGDAATKPLVVRLDGNQVEEGRAILAEANHPLVTLAAGMDEGADKAAELANA